One segment of Hemibagrus wyckioides isolate EC202008001 linkage group LG05, SWU_Hwy_1.0, whole genome shotgun sequence DNA contains the following:
- the naa35 gene encoding N-alpha-acetyltransferase 35, NatC auxiliary subunit, with translation MVMKSSCEEDEGAWGLGIPEKMRNNTDWVDITQDFKACCKELKLGELLHDKLFGLFEAMSAIEMMDPKMDAGMIGNQVNRKVLNFEQAVKDEAIRVKDLTLPELIGIVDTCFCCLITWLEGHSLAQTVFTCLYVHNPELIQDPALKAFALGILKVCDIAREKVNKAAVFEEEDFQAMTYGFKMANNVTDLRVTGMLKDVEDELQRKVKSTRSRQGEQRDPEVELDHQQCLALFSRIKFTRLLLTALISFTKKETSAVSEAQKLMSQAADLLPALHSTIQYGIQSQNDTTKGDHPIMMGFEPLVNQRLLPPTFPRYAKIIKREEMVNYFTKLIERIKTVCDVINISNLHSILDFFCEFSEQSPCVLSRSLLQTTFLIDNKKVFGTHLMQDMIKDALRYFVSPPVLSSKCSLYNNHQAKDYIDSFVTHCSRPFCSLIQIHGHNRARQRDKLGHILEEFATLQDEAEKVDAALHGLLMKLEPQRQHLACLGTWVLYHNLRIMIHYLLSGFELELYSMHEYYYIYWYLSEFLYAWLMSTLSRADSSQMAEERILEEQQQKGRSSKKSKKKKKARPLGKEITMSQAYQNMCAGMYKTMIALDMDGKVRKPQFELDSEQVRYEHRFAPFNSVVTPPPVHYIQFKEMSDLKKYSPPPRSADLYMAASKHFQQAKLILENVTSPDAEVNRILRVAKPNIVVMKLLAGGHKKDTKALPEFDFSAHKYFPIVKII, from the exons atggtgatgaAGTCGTCGTGCGAGGAGGATGAGGGAGCCTGGGGTCTGGGGATCCCGGAGAAGATGAGGAACAACACTGACTGGGTGGACATCACTCAAGACTTTAAAGCGTGctgtaaag AACTTAAGCTTGGCGAATTGCTTCATGACAAATT GTTCGGGCTTTTCGAGGCGATGTCTGCCATTGAGATGATGGACCCCAAGATGGATGCTGGCATGATCGGGAACCAAGTGAACCGGAAAGTTCTTAACTTCGAGCAGGCTGTGAAG GACGAGGCAATTAGAGTGAAGGATCTGACTCTGCCTGAGCTCATCGGCATCGTTGACACATGCTTCTGCTGCTTG ATAACTTGGCTAGAAGGTCACTCTCTGGCACAGACGGTCTTCACGTGTCTGTATGTCCACAACCCTGAGCTCATCCAGGATCCTGCCCTCAAAGCCTTTGCCCTCGGGATCCTCAAAGTGTGCGATATCGCCCGTGAAAAAGTCAACAAGGCTGCTGTGTTTGAGGAG GAGGATTTCCAGGCCATGACGTATGGCTTCAAAATGGCCAACAACGTGACAGATCTGAGAGTGACAG GAATGCTAAAGGATGTTGAGGACGAGCTGCAGAGGAAAGTGAAG AGCACACGGAGTCGACAGGGCGAGCAGCGGGACCCTGAGGTTGAGCTCGAT caCCAGCAGTGCCTGGCCTTATTCAGCAGGATCAAATTCACTCGCCTGCTCCTGACCGCTCTCATCTCCTTCACCAAGAAAGAG ACGAGCGCAGTGAGCGAAGCGCAGAAGCTAATGAGTCAGGCCGCAGATCTCCTGCCTGCCCTACACTCCACCATTCAGTATGGCATCCAGTCACAGAACGACACTACGAAAGGAG aTCACCCGATCATGATGGGTTTTGAACCCTTGGTAAACCAGCGTCTGCTTCCGCCTACTTTTCCCCGCTACGCCAAGATCATCAAGCGCGAGGAGATGGTCAACTACTTCACCAAACTCATCGAGCGCATCAAGACCGTGTGTGACGTCATCAACATCAGCAACCTGCACAGCATCCTG gaCTTCTTCTGTGAGTTTAGCGAGCAGTCCCCTTGTGTTCTGTCCAGATCTTTATTACAG ACTACATTTCTGATCGACAATAAGAAAGTGTTCGGGACTCACCTGATGCAGGACATGATCAAAGATGCTCTCCGCTATTTTGTCAGCCCCCCTGTTCTGTCCTcaaa GTGCAGTCTGTATAATAACCACCAGGCCAAGGACTACATCGACTCCTTCGTCACACACTGCTCTCGG CCGTTCTGCAGTCTGATCCAGATTCACGGCCACAACAGAGCGCGTCAAAGAGACAAGCTGGGACACATCCTGGAAGAGTTCGCCACCCTACaggacgag GCTGAGAAGGTGGACGCAGCTCTACACGGGCTCCTGATGAAGCTCGAGCCTCAGAGGCAGCATCTGGCATGTCTGGGCACTTGGGTTCTCTACCACAACCTGCGTATCATGATCCACTACCTGCTCAGCGGCTTCGAGCTCGAGCTCTACAGCATGCACGaatactactacatctactg GTACCTGTCGGAGTTCCTGTACGCGTGGCTGATGTCCACTCTGAGCCGAGCCGACAGCTCTCAGATGGCCGAAGAGCGCATCctggaggagcagcagcagaagGGACGCAGCAGCAAGaagagcaagaagaagaagaaag CTCGTCCTCTGGGAAAGGAGATCACCATGAGCCAAGCGTATCAGAACATGTGTGCAGGCATGTACAAG ACGATGATAGCCCTAGACATGGACGGAAAGGTCCGGAAGCCTCAGTTCGAGCTGGACAGCGAGCAGGTACGCTATGAGCACCGTTTCGCACCCTTCAACAGCGTGGTCACGCCTCCTCCAGTGCACTACATCCAGTTCAAG GAAATGTCCGACCTGAAGAAATACAGTCCTCCTCCCCGCTCAGCAGACTTGTACATGGCGGCAAGCAAACACTTCCAGCAGGCCAAACTCATCCTGGAAAACGTCACCAGCCCTGATGCTGAG GTGAACCGGATCCTCAGAGTGGCCAAACCCAACATCGTCGTGATGAAGCTACTAGCTGGAGGACACAAGAAGGACACCAAG GCCCTTCCTGAATTCGACTTCTCCGCACACAAGTACTTCCCTATAGTCAAAATCATCTGA